A genomic segment from Streptomyces sp. NBC_00237 encodes:
- a CDS encoding phosphopantetheine-binding protein produces the protein MPDTTEPTTLTVDQIRADVADVLGEDVEDIPVDENLVDYGLDSMRIMTLVERWRRDHGITATFVDLAEQPAIEAWAPLLGAAS, from the coding sequence ATGCCGGACACCACCGAACCCACCACCCTGACCGTCGACCAGATACGGGCGGACGTCGCCGACGTCCTCGGCGAGGACGTCGAGGACATACCCGTCGACGAGAACCTCGTCGACTACGGACTCGACTCGATGCGGATCATGACGCTGGTCGAGCGCTGGCGGCGTGACCACGGCATCACCGCGACCTTCGTGGACCTGGCCGAACAGCCCGCCATCGAGGCGTGGGCACCGCTCCTGGGGGCGGCCTCATGA
- a CDS encoding amino acid adenylation domain-containing protein: MTTAPAATGPKPATGPLPATGLKLTAAQSGMWFAQALDPASPAQNTAECLEIHGPIDPETFARTLRQVVSETDALRVRIVEDSDGPRQLEISDLQLPLHVADLRTSANPFSEAYAWMHADLAVPFDLAEGPLFAHALFRVGDDRWLWYQRVHHIVMDGFGYSLLARRTAEVYTALASGDTPPDSPFARLADLVDEDAGYRVSETYDKDRRHWDGAFADRPEAPTLAGRTALPSRTFHRRSARLSPLATDQLREVASSIKATWPEVLIAAQALYVSRATHTEEVVLGLPMMGRMGSVALRVPGMVMNVLPLRLTVTPQATFAELTRQVVLGIRSARRHQRYRYEDIRRDLGLLGEGRSLVGPLVNVMPFDYGLTFAGARTEAHNLSAGPVEDLTVNVYDRTDGSGLRIDYDGNPALYEPHELALHQSRFLELLERVAGSGPHTPLAAHTIARDTELTLVRDEFNTTDHPVPATTLIGPIEEQAARTPDAPALVFGDEQLTYAELNARANRLAHHLIESGVRPGALAAVAVPRSLDLVVALLAVLKAGGAYLPLDPDYPADRLSSMLADAEPACVIADRADRVPASGTPVVTLDGLDTTPYSTGNPTPGVTPQDPAYVIYTSGSTGRPKGVVVGHAAIDNRLRWMQATYELTPGDRVLQKTPSGFDVSVWEFFWALRVGATLVVAEPGGHKDPAYLARVIREQAVTACHFVPSMLQVFLTEPAASECTGLRHVFASGEALPRETVREFGRVLGGGVPLHNLYGPTEAAVDVTYHPCDTTGTGTVPIGRPVWNTRLYVLDAALQPCPPGVSGELFLAGVQLADGYLGRPALTASRFVADPYGLPGSRMYRTGDLARWTVSGEIEYLGRTDHQVKLRGQRIELGEIEAELANDPTVGASGVLVREDRPGDQRLVGYVTPAAGAERPAPEALRARLARTLPEHMVPGAILVLDDFPLSPNGKLDRKALPAPEFSTTADGGRVPANHREETLTRLFAEILGVPRVGVDDAFFDLGGTSLLAARLVARVRDTLGAELTIGTLFQAQTPASLAAQLDAGNTDSDHALDTLLPLRATGERTPLFAFHPAGGISWCYSGLLSRLDTRQPVYGLQARGLHGDGERLPATMEEMAADYIEAMRTVRPHGPYRLIGWSVGGVLAHTVAVRLQEAGEQVELLALMDAYPSDQWQDSAIPAEADALTALLRMAGYDRTDELTREDVLATLHREGSALAGLPDRTLSAVVDIVVNNARLMRAHRHRPFTGDVLFFTAAAPREESWLTPDAWAPYLTGRLVNDEIDCLHPELTQPGPLDEVCAVLADRLKELDHA, encoded by the coding sequence ATGACGACCGCCCCCGCCGCCACCGGCCCGAAGCCCGCCACCGGGCCGCTGCCCGCCACCGGCCTGAAGCTGACCGCCGCCCAGTCGGGCATGTGGTTCGCCCAGGCCCTGGACCCCGCGAGCCCGGCGCAGAACACCGCCGAGTGCCTGGAGATCCACGGGCCGATCGACCCGGAGACCTTCGCCCGGACACTCCGTCAGGTGGTGTCCGAGACGGACGCCTTGCGTGTCCGGATCGTCGAAGACAGCGACGGCCCGCGCCAGTTGGAGATCTCCGACCTCCAACTCCCGCTGCACGTCGCCGATCTCCGCACCTCCGCGAACCCCTTCTCGGAGGCGTACGCCTGGATGCACGCGGACCTCGCCGTCCCCTTCGACCTGGCCGAAGGACCGCTCTTCGCGCACGCCCTGTTCCGCGTCGGCGACGACCGGTGGCTCTGGTACCAGCGGGTCCACCACATCGTGATGGACGGCTTCGGCTACTCCCTCCTCGCCCGCCGCACCGCCGAGGTCTACACGGCGCTCGCGTCCGGCGACACCCCTCCCGACAGCCCGTTCGCGCGGCTCGCGGACCTGGTCGACGAGGACGCCGGATACCGCGTCTCGGAGACGTACGACAAGGACCGCCGCCACTGGGACGGCGCGTTCGCCGACCGTCCCGAGGCCCCCACCCTCGCCGGGCGTACGGCCCTCCCCTCCCGCACCTTCCACCGCCGCAGTGCCCGCCTCTCGCCGCTCGCCACCGACCAGCTGCGCGAGGTGGCCTCCTCCATCAAGGCGACCTGGCCGGAAGTCCTCATCGCCGCACAGGCGTTGTACGTCTCCCGGGCCACCCACACCGAGGAGGTCGTGCTCGGCCTGCCGATGATGGGCCGGATGGGCTCGGTGGCACTGCGCGTGCCCGGCATGGTCATGAACGTGCTGCCGCTGCGCCTCACCGTCACCCCGCAGGCGACGTTCGCGGAGCTGACGCGGCAGGTGGTGCTCGGCATCCGCTCCGCGCGCCGCCACCAGCGCTACCGGTACGAGGACATCCGCCGCGACCTGGGGCTGCTCGGCGAGGGCCGCTCGCTGGTCGGACCGCTGGTCAACGTGATGCCGTTCGACTACGGGCTGACCTTCGCCGGGGCCCGCACCGAGGCCCACAACCTGTCCGCGGGCCCGGTCGAGGACCTCACGGTCAACGTCTACGACCGCACCGACGGCTCCGGTCTGCGCATCGACTACGACGGCAACCCGGCCCTGTACGAGCCCCACGAGCTGGCCCTGCACCAGTCCCGCTTCCTGGAACTCCTGGAACGCGTCGCCGGGTCGGGACCGCACACTCCGCTGGCCGCGCACACCATCGCCCGAGACACCGAACTCACCCTCGTACGGGACGAGTTCAACACCACCGACCACCCGGTGCCCGCCACCACGCTCATCGGCCCGATCGAGGAACAGGCCGCCCGCACCCCGGACGCCCCCGCCCTCGTCTTCGGCGACGAGCAGCTGACGTACGCCGAGCTGAACGCCCGCGCGAACCGGCTCGCCCATCACCTGATCGAGTCCGGCGTACGTCCGGGCGCGCTCGCGGCGGTCGCCGTGCCCCGCTCCCTCGACCTGGTGGTCGCGCTCCTCGCCGTCCTGAAGGCGGGCGGAGCCTACCTCCCGCTCGACCCGGACTACCCGGCGGACCGGCTCTCCTCCATGCTCGCCGACGCTGAACCCGCCTGCGTGATCGCCGACCGCGCGGACCGCGTCCCGGCCTCCGGCACTCCGGTCGTCACCCTCGACGGGCTCGACACGACCCCGTACTCCACCGGGAACCCCACCCCCGGCGTCACCCCGCAGGACCCGGCCTACGTCATCTACACCTCGGGTTCCACGGGCCGCCCCAAGGGTGTCGTCGTCGGACACGCGGCGATCGACAACCGGCTGCGCTGGATGCAGGCAACGTACGAACTCACCCCGGGCGACCGGGTGTTGCAGAAGACTCCGTCCGGCTTCGACGTGTCCGTCTGGGAGTTCTTCTGGGCACTGCGCGTGGGCGCGACGCTGGTCGTCGCCGAGCCCGGCGGCCACAAGGACCCGGCCTACCTGGCCCGCGTCATCCGTGAACAGGCCGTCACCGCCTGCCACTTCGTGCCGTCGATGCTCCAGGTGTTCCTGACGGAACCCGCCGCCTCGGAGTGCACGGGCCTGCGGCACGTGTTCGCCAGCGGCGAGGCGCTGCCCCGCGAGACGGTCCGCGAGTTCGGCCGTGTCCTGGGCGGCGGCGTGCCGCTGCACAACCTGTACGGCCCCACCGAGGCGGCCGTCGACGTGACGTACCACCCCTGCGACACCACGGGCACCGGTACCGTCCCGATCGGCCGTCCCGTCTGGAACACCCGGCTGTACGTCCTGGACGCGGCGCTCCAGCCGTGCCCGCCCGGCGTCAGCGGTGAACTCTTCCTCGCGGGGGTGCAGTTGGCGGACGGCTATCTCGGCCGGCCCGCCCTCACCGCGTCCCGCTTCGTCGCCGACCCGTACGGCCTCCCGGGCAGCCGCATGTACCGCACGGGCGACCTCGCCCGGTGGACCGTGTCCGGCGAGATCGAGTACCTGGGCCGCACCGACCACCAGGTGAAGCTGCGCGGCCAGCGCATCGAACTGGGCGAGATCGAAGCCGAGTTGGCCAACGATCCGACCGTCGGCGCGTCCGGTGTCCTGGTCCGCGAGGACCGTCCGGGCGACCAGCGCCTCGTCGGCTACGTCACCCCGGCCGCCGGAGCCGAACGGCCCGCCCCCGAGGCCCTGCGTGCCCGTCTGGCGCGCACCCTGCCCGAGCACATGGTGCCGGGCGCGATCCTCGTCCTGGACGACTTCCCGCTCAGCCCGAACGGAAAGCTGGACCGCAAGGCCCTCCCCGCGCCGGAGTTCAGCACCACCGCCGACGGCGGCCGGGTCCCGGCCAACCACCGCGAGGAGACCCTCACCCGGTTGTTCGCGGAGATCCTGGGCGTACCCCGGGTCGGCGTCGACGACGCGTTCTTCGACCTCGGCGGCACCTCGCTGCTCGCGGCCCGGCTGGTCGCCCGGGTCCGGGACACCCTCGGCGCGGAACTCACCATCGGCACCCTGTTCCAGGCCCAGACCCCGGCCTCGCTCGCCGCCCAACTGGACGCGGGCAACACGGATTCGGACCACGCACTGGACACCCTGCTGCCGCTGCGCGCCACGGGCGAGCGCACTCCGCTCTTCGCGTTCCACCCGGCGGGCGGCATCAGCTGGTGCTACTCCGGGCTGCTGTCCCGCCTCGACACCCGGCAGCCGGTGTACGGCCTCCAGGCGCGCGGTCTGCACGGCGACGGCGAGCGACTCCCCGCCACCATGGAGGAGATGGCCGCCGACTACATCGAGGCGATGCGCACCGTGCGCCCGCACGGCCCGTACCGGCTGATCGGCTGGTCGGTGGGCGGCGTACTGGCGCACACGGTCGCCGTACGGCTCCAGGAGGCGGGCGAGCAGGTCGAGTTGCTGGCGCTGATGGACGCCTACCCGTCCGACCAGTGGCAGGACTCGGCGATCCCGGCCGAGGCGGACGCGCTGACCGCACTGCTGCGGATGGCCGGTTACGACCGTACGGACGAGCTGACCCGTGAGGACGTCCTGGCGACCCTGCACCGGGAGGGCAGCGCACTGGCCGGGCTGCCGGACCGCACGCTGTCCGCCGTGGTCGACATCGTGGTCAACAACGCCCGCCTGATGCGGGCCCACCGGCACCGCCCCTTCACGGGCGACGTACTCTTCTTCACGGCCGCCGCGCCGCGCGAGGAGAGCTGGCTGACGCCGGACGCATGGGCCCCGTACCTCACGGGACGGCTCGTCAACGACGAAATCGACTGCCTGCACCCGGAGTTGACGCAGCCCGGCCCGCTCGATGAGGTCTGTGCCGTTCTCGCCGACCGCCTGAAGGAGCTGGACCACGCATGA
- a CDS encoding MbtH family NRPS accessory protein has product MTHSPFDPPEQQPADEATHLLLRNDGGAYSLWPVFREVPQGWATVFGPAPYGQCTAYLQESPA; this is encoded by the coding sequence ATGACGCACTCCCCCTTCGACCCGCCCGAGCAGCAGCCCGCCGACGAGGCGACACACCTGCTGCTGCGCAACGACGGCGGCGCGTACTCGCTGTGGCCGGTGTTCCGTGAGGTGCCGCAGGGCTGGGCGACGGTGTTCGGCCCGGCTCCGTACGGGCAGTGCACCGCGTATCTCCAGGAATCACCTGCCTGA
- the fes gene encoding enterochelin esterase — translation MPLTAPPPAGTTRRPPRIARPEPVERADSAWVAWAVAEGDFWGAVRGAGGAPVVEPDPAGDPAYRVVTFLWRGTAETRAVLCMPNKVVDPRDMARNLMERVPGTDVWHWSVRMRADWRATYGFHVDEGGAPEGEGAAYWPWLRSRPQRADPLNSLTLSRRWGGEPVSCVELPEAPRGGDWQRRDGVARGNVSEHVVRSEILGNERRVHVYEPPGGGRDLPVLVLMDGEMWQPGLDVAALLDNLVADGRIPPLVALLPESIDSGVRWDELACNERFVGFLERELLPWAGARWSLTEDPARTVVAGQSLGGLTAAYAAVCAPERFGRVLAQSGSFWWPDGPDPESSEWLTGRIEAAERLPVRFWLSVGEQEWVALPAARRLRDTLEKKGYDDAAYREYNGGHDYLCWRTELADGLRELLA, via the coding sequence ATGCCGCTGACCGCCCCGCCGCCCGCCGGGACCACCCGTCGGCCGCCCCGGATCGCCCGGCCGGAGCCCGTGGAGCGTGCGGACAGCGCATGGGTGGCGTGGGCCGTCGCGGAGGGCGACTTCTGGGGAGCGGTCCGTGGGGCCGGTGGCGCGCCGGTCGTCGAGCCCGATCCGGCGGGCGATCCCGCGTACCGGGTCGTCACTTTCCTGTGGCGTGGGACGGCGGAGACCCGCGCGGTCCTCTGCATGCCGAACAAGGTCGTCGACCCCCGGGACATGGCCCGCAACCTGATGGAGCGGGTGCCCGGCACCGACGTCTGGCACTGGTCGGTGCGCATGCGGGCCGACTGGCGGGCCACGTACGGCTTCCACGTGGACGAGGGCGGCGCGCCGGAGGGCGAGGGGGCGGCGTACTGGCCGTGGCTGCGCAGCCGACCGCAACGGGCCGACCCGCTCAACTCGCTCACACTGAGCCGCCGTTGGGGCGGAGAACCCGTCTCCTGCGTCGAGTTGCCCGAGGCCCCTCGCGGCGGTGACTGGCAGCGGCGGGACGGCGTCGCGCGAGGGAACGTCAGCGAGCACGTCGTGCGCAGCGAGATCCTCGGCAACGAGCGCCGGGTCCACGTGTACGAGCCGCCGGGCGGCGGGCGCGACCTGCCCGTGCTGGTGCTGATGGACGGCGAGATGTGGCAGCCGGGGCTCGACGTGGCCGCCCTGCTCGACAACCTCGTCGCCGACGGGCGGATTCCGCCGCTCGTCGCGCTGCTGCCCGAGTCGATCGACTCCGGCGTGCGCTGGGACGAACTCGCCTGCAACGAAAGGTTCGTGGGGTTCCTGGAGCGGGAGCTGCTGCCGTGGGCGGGGGCGCGCTGGTCCCTGACCGAGGACCCCGCGCGGACGGTGGTCGCCGGGCAGAGCCTCGGCGGGCTCACCGCCGCGTACGCCGCCGTGTGCGCGCCGGAGCGGTTCGGACGGGTGCTGGCGCAGTCGGGCTCGTTCTGGTGGCCGGACGGGCCGGACCCGGAGAGCTCCGAGTGGCTGACCGGGCGGATCGAGGCGGCGGAGCGGCTGCCCGTACGGTTCTGGCTGTCGGTCGGCGAGCAGGAGTGGGTGGCGCTGCCCGCCGCCCGCAGGCTCCGCGACACGCTGGAGAAGAAGGGGTACGACGACGCCGCGTACCGGGAGTACAACGGCGGGCACGACTACCTGTGCTGGCGCACCGAACTCGCGGACGGGCTCAGGGAGTTGCTGGCCTAG
- a CDS encoding cupin domain-containing protein: MNPMATDWLARLVHDESAFFADHWRQAPVVLRPHDPPVGVLTVADLDGVLDAGLLTAPYAQLVHEHGTVPAERFCAPRVVLGEIADGYVDAEAVRRIVQEERVTLLFRYVDQWHAGVRALTDTLAERFARQVEAFCFLTPPGTTGRPVHRDDADVLAVQLHGAKRWQVYGGPVDGNWQPEREQGNPGPLLLDAVLRPGEVLYVPRGYAHRASAVRADSVRAVGEDFPDGESSGGESSGEESSVHLSLTVREAGTAQLYALSSALLLAESGDLPARPTGDAALTDTAADLIAAFRRTLDDLTPAELVDLARGAMRAQRTEPAPVRTLGALVRGV, from the coding sequence ATGAACCCGATGGCAACGGACTGGCTCGCACGACTCGTGCACGATGAAAGCGCCTTCTTCGCCGACCACTGGCGGCAAGCACCCGTCGTGCTCCGCCCCCATGACCCGCCCGTCGGCGTCCTGACCGTCGCCGACCTCGACGGGGTGCTCGACGCCGGACTGCTCACCGCCCCCTACGCCCAGCTCGTCCACGAGCACGGCACCGTACCGGCGGAGCGCTTCTGCGCGCCGCGCGTCGTCCTCGGTGAGATCGCCGACGGTTACGTCGACGCGGAAGCGGTGCGCCGCATCGTCCAGGAGGAGCGCGTGACGCTGCTCTTCCGGTACGTCGACCAGTGGCACGCGGGCGTCCGCGCGCTCACCGACACCCTCGCCGAACGCTTCGCCCGCCAGGTCGAGGCGTTCTGCTTCCTCACCCCGCCCGGCACCACCGGGCGCCCCGTGCACCGCGACGACGCCGACGTACTGGCCGTACAGCTGCACGGCGCGAAACGCTGGCAGGTGTACGGCGGGCCCGTCGACGGGAACTGGCAGCCCGAGCGGGAGCAGGGCAACCCCGGGCCGCTGCTCCTGGACGCCGTACTGCGGCCGGGTGAGGTCCTGTACGTGCCCCGGGGGTACGCGCACCGTGCGAGCGCCGTGAGGGCCGACTCCGTGCGGGCCGTCGGCGAGGACTTCCCCGATGGGGAGTCCTCCGGTGGCGAGTCCTCGGGCGAGGAGTCCTCCGTGCACCTCTCGCTCACCGTGCGCGAGGCGGGCACCGCCCAGCTCTATGCCCTGAGCAGCGCTCTCCTGCTGGCCGAGAGCGGCGACCTGCCCGCGCGACCGACCGGCGACGCCGCCCTGACCGACACGGCGGCCGACCTCATCGCCGCCTTCCGGCGGACTCTCGACGACCTCACGCCCGCGGAACTGGTCGACCTGGCACGGGGGGCCATGCGCGCCCAGCGCACCGAACCGGCCCCCGTGCGGACGCTGGGCGCCCTGGTCAGAGGGGTGTGA
- a CDS encoding cupin domain-containing protein, translating to MDWFGRCVPDPEALLSTYWRKGPALFRPVDPPLDVFTAADRDAALDAGLLRVPYAGLYTAQGQIPDERFCPQRTVTGKPVDGYVDGQAVRDLIDTERATLQLRYIDQWHPQVRSLTGDFAARFGRLVEAFYFHSQPGRRGPVHRDDGDLIALQLGGAKHWQVYGGPADGHWQPVREDDPGPVLLDTIVRTGEVLYVPRGFAHTAEAVEGEPSSHLTVVIREAGTDHLRTALLERLAEGLTLPGRPLDDTALLATAAGLLDHLRKRLADVDPLDLVASARPHAFSSRPTA from the coding sequence ATGGACTGGTTCGGACGCTGTGTGCCCGACCCGGAGGCACTTCTCTCCACGTACTGGCGGAAAGGGCCCGCCCTGTTCCGGCCGGTCGATCCGCCGCTCGACGTGTTCACGGCGGCAGACCGGGACGCCGCCCTCGACGCGGGGCTGCTGCGCGTCCCGTACGCGGGGCTGTACACCGCGCAGGGGCAGATCCCCGACGAGCGTTTCTGTCCGCAGCGCACCGTCACGGGCAAGCCCGTGGACGGGTATGTCGACGGACAGGCCGTCCGCGACCTCATCGACACCGAGCGCGCCACGCTGCAACTGCGCTACATCGACCAGTGGCACCCCCAAGTGCGTTCCCTGACAGGTGACTTCGCGGCCCGCTTCGGGCGGTTGGTCGAAGCCTTCTACTTCCACTCCCAGCCAGGACGCCGCGGCCCCGTGCACCGCGACGACGGCGACCTGATCGCCCTCCAGCTCGGCGGAGCCAAGCACTGGCAGGTGTACGGCGGACCCGCCGACGGGCACTGGCAGCCGGTTCGCGAGGACGACCCGGGCCCGGTGCTCCTGGACACCATCGTACGGACCGGTGAAGTCCTCTACGTGCCACGGGGGTTCGCGCACACCGCCGAAGCCGTCGAGGGCGAGCCCTCCTCGCACCTCACGGTGGTGATCCGGGAGGCGGGCACCGACCACCTGCGCACCGCACTCCTCGAACGGCTCGCGGAGGGCCTCACCCTGCCCGGACGCCCGCTCGACGACACGGCGTTGCTCGCCACCGCCGCCGGTCTCCTCGACCACCTCAGGAAGCGGCTCGCCGACGTCGACCCCCTGGACCTGGTGGCGAGCGCCCGCCCGCACGCCTTCAGCAGCCGACCGACGGCCTGA
- a CDS encoding helix-turn-helix transcriptional regulator, with product MQVPLYQAKAEFFRMLGHPVRIRVLELLQNGPVPVRDLLNEIEVEPSNLSQQLAVLRRSGIVVSIRDGATVSYALAGGDVAELLRAARRILTELLSGQSELLAELQHADADAGTGSSTR from the coding sequence ATGCAGGTGCCGCTGTACCAGGCGAAGGCCGAATTCTTCCGCATGCTCGGGCATCCCGTCCGGATCCGCGTACTGGAACTGCTCCAGAACGGGCCCGTGCCCGTGCGCGACCTGCTGAACGAGATCGAGGTCGAACCGTCCAACCTGTCCCAGCAACTTGCGGTGCTGCGCCGGTCCGGAATCGTCGTCTCCATCCGTGACGGCGCCACCGTCAGCTACGCCCTCGCCGGGGGCGACGTGGCGGAACTCCTGCGGGCCGCGCGCCGCATCCTCACGGAACTGCTCTCCGGCCAGAGCGAGTTGCTCGCGGAACTCCAGCATGCGGACGCCGACGCGGGGACCGGCTCGTCCACGAGGTGA
- a CDS encoding DUF2254 domain-containing protein — MSTQEPSTGSRNQPRYRRPRALSPLREHLRDTFWFAPTAGLVLVLLLWWAASGVDQAVVGLMRADGDYAGIAELIGYADDAKTIITTVSSAMMTFIGVVFSISLVAVQMASGQFSPRVVRIFVRSRITKLTFSVFLATFVLSLLVLAAYDGETDPERVGTVPLVQSVVTMLMVALSLALFIAYVNSTLRLMRVSHVIDRISRASLALLKKQEREWDEDVVLGAETARFTHQGRAGVLRDVHIARLVRVARRRGAVLRLIPRIGDFVVPGTPVIAVHGGEGVTKKAVRHSVSVGVERTFHQDLGFGLRQLADIALRALSPAVNDPTTAVQALDRIVQFLAVAVELPLGALRHRDGEGRVRFVQAVPGWADLVDLGLTEIRGVVAGNPQVSRRMVAGLDDLLLLAPEERRGVLERHRALLVEVVERTVPDAADREFALTADRQGIG, encoded by the coding sequence GTGAGCACTCAGGAGCCGAGCACCGGCAGCCGGAACCAGCCGCGTTATCGCAGGCCGAGGGCGCTTTCGCCGTTGCGGGAGCATCTGCGGGACACCTTCTGGTTCGCCCCCACCGCAGGACTCGTGCTGGTGCTGCTGCTGTGGTGGGCGGCGTCCGGGGTCGATCAGGCGGTCGTCGGCCTCATGCGGGCGGACGGCGACTACGCGGGGATCGCCGAGCTCATCGGGTACGCCGACGACGCCAAGACGATCATCACGACCGTCAGCTCGGCGATGATGACCTTCATCGGTGTGGTCTTCAGCATCTCGCTGGTGGCCGTGCAGATGGCCAGCGGGCAGTTCAGTCCGCGGGTGGTGCGGATCTTCGTGCGGAGCCGGATCACGAAGCTGACCTTCTCCGTTTTCCTGGCGACGTTCGTCCTGTCGCTGCTGGTGCTGGCGGCGTACGACGGCGAGACCGACCCCGAGCGAGTGGGCACCGTACCGCTGGTCCAGAGCGTGGTGACGATGCTGATGGTCGCGTTGAGTCTGGCGTTGTTCATCGCGTACGTGAACTCGACGCTGCGGCTGATGCGCGTCAGCCATGTGATCGACCGGATCAGCCGGGCGTCGCTGGCGCTGCTGAAGAAGCAGGAGCGGGAGTGGGACGAGGACGTCGTGCTGGGGGCGGAGACCGCGCGGTTCACGCATCAGGGGCGGGCCGGGGTACTGCGGGACGTGCACATCGCACGCCTGGTGCGGGTGGCGAGGCGGCGCGGGGCGGTGCTGCGACTGATCCCGCGGATCGGGGACTTCGTCGTGCCGGGGACACCCGTGATCGCTGTTCACGGAGGGGAAGGGGTGACGAAGAAGGCGGTGCGGCATTCCGTGTCGGTGGGGGTGGAGCGGACGTTCCACCAGGATCTCGGGTTCGGGCTGCGGCAGCTCGCGGACATCGCGCTGCGGGCACTGTCCCCGGCCGTGAACGATCCGACCACCGCCGTGCAGGCCCTGGACCGGATCGTGCAGTTCCTGGCGGTGGCCGTGGAGCTGCCCCTGGGTGCGCTGCGGCACCGGGACGGGGAGGGGCGGGTGCGGTTCGTGCAGGCCGTACCGGGGTGGGCGGATCTGGTGGATCTGGGGCTGACCGAGATCCGCGGGGTCGTGGCCGGGAATCCGCAGGTGTCGCGGCGGATGGTGGCCGGGCTCGACGATCTGCTGCTGCTCGCGCCCGAGGAGCGGCGGGGCGTGCTGGAACGGCACCGTGCGCTCCTGGTGGAGGTGGTGGAGCGCACGGTGCCCGACGCGGCGGACCGGGAGTTCGCGCTCACTGCCGACCGGCAGGGGATCGGGTGA
- a CDS encoding beta-ketoacyl-ACP synthase III: MTGSRIVALGHYQPAKVLTNADVARLVDTSDEWITSRVGIKTRHVAGPDEPVDELAAHAAAKALASAGLDPADIDLVLVATSTAIDRSPNMAARVAARLGMGSPAVMDLNVVCSGFTHALATADHAVRAGSATRVLVIGADKMTEITDWTDRSTCVLVGDGAGAAVVEATESGAGDFAATHAGAIGPVLWGSVPEMGHAVRIEGTPPRFEQVGQTVYRWATTQLPPIARKVCERAGIAPEDLAGVVLHQANLRLIEPLAQRIGAVNAVVARDVVDSGNTSAASIPMAFSKLVERGELRSGDPVLLFGFGGNLSYAGQIVRCP; this comes from the coding sequence ATGACCGGTTCACGGATCGTCGCGCTCGGGCATTACCAGCCGGCCAAGGTGCTCACGAACGCAGACGTGGCCCGACTGGTCGACACCAGCGACGAATGGATCACCAGCCGCGTCGGCATCAAGACCCGGCACGTCGCGGGCCCGGACGAGCCGGTCGACGAGCTGGCCGCGCACGCGGCGGCCAAGGCCCTCGCCTCCGCGGGCCTCGATCCGGCGGACATCGACCTCGTCCTGGTCGCGACCTCCACCGCCATCGACCGCTCGCCGAACATGGCCGCCCGGGTCGCCGCCCGGCTCGGCATGGGCTCGCCCGCCGTCATGGACCTCAACGTCGTCTGCTCGGGCTTCACGCACGCCCTGGCCACCGCCGACCACGCGGTACGGGCCGGATCGGCGACCCGGGTCCTGGTCATCGGCGCGGACAAGATGACCGAGATCACCGACTGGACGGACCGCTCCACCTGCGTCCTGGTCGGCGACGGGGCGGGCGCGGCGGTCGTCGAGGCGACCGAGTCCGGGGCGGGCGACTTCGCCGCCACGCACGCGGGCGCGATCGGCCCGGTCCTGTGGGGCTCCGTACCGGAGATGGGGCATGCGGTACGGATCGAGGGCACCCCGCCGCGCTTCGAACAGGTCGGGCAGACCGTGTACCGCTGGGCCACCACCCAGCTCCCGCCGATCGCCCGCAAGGTGTGCGAGCGGGCCGGGATCGCCCCCGAGGACCTGGCCGGAGTCGTCCTGCACCAGGCCAACCTCCGCCTGATCGAGCCGCTGGCGCAGCGGATCGGCGCGGTCAACGCGGTCGTCGCCCGCGACGTCGTGGACTCCGGCAACACGTCGGCGGCGAGCATCCCGATGGCCTTCTCGAAGCTGGTCGAGCGCGGGGAGCTGCGCTCGGGCGACCCGGTGCTGCTGTTCGGCTTCGGCGGCAACCTGTCGTACGCGGGCCAGATCGTGCGCTGCCCCTAG